The Dehalococcoidia bacterium genome contains the following window.
CATCCAACAGCGGCTCAAGCGGGCCGGGGCACGCTGGTCGGATGCTGGCGGCCAGGTCATGGTTGCACTCCGCGCCCAGCACGCCACGCAACTCGCCCAGGCCGCCTAATCACTTGACCCATTACAACTTGTCACACCCGCGAGGCCGGAGGGCGCAGGGCGTAGATCGGCCAAAGGCGCACGGCCTGCGCCCGTCGCGGCGCAGACGCGACCGGCCGCGCGCCCTGCAGGCCACACCGATTGATGACGCATCCCAGGCTGGAGCGGTGCAGCGGGCAACGGCTCGCACCGCGTTCCCCCGGTAGCGCCGAAATCAGTCCAGGTGATCTCGCCACCCTCGACCCCAGACATGGGCACCGGTTATGACGCCGGCTCTGCCATCTGCTCTGGCCGCGCCCGTGGCTCGGATGCCTCGGCGGCGCCGCGCAATGTGGCGGCGGCATCAGCGTCGTGAATCAGCAGCGCCCCAGCGACACCGATCAGCGCGATCAGGGCCGCCGCCACGAAGGCGTCAAGGGTATGCGCAGGGCGCGCAGCAGCGCCGGGACGCCGCGCAGCAACCTGCTCTGGCGCCCACTCCGCTGCAACGCCTGCCACTCGGCGCGCTGCTGCAGCTGCAAGTCGTGTGCGGGTCGGGAACTGGTACGCAGCACGCGCTCCACGTACTCGTCCAGGAAATAGGAAGCCATCGCACATCGCTCCGCGTTCGGCACCAGGGCGAACGCATCTAAAGGTATGACAGGAGTTGCAGGAGATAGTTCTGATCCCAGCCGGCCTGCTCACGCCGGGCCCGCAGACTGAGCCGGTTGCTTGCTGGCTGCTGGCGCAGCAGGTTGAGCGCGAGTTGCCGGAGCACGCTCAGGTTCTCGGCGGCATAGCCGTCGCGAACGCGACTTTGATCCTCATGGAGGCTCATGTCCAGCACCCAGTGCACTTGATTCTCGATTCCCCAGTGACTGCGCACTGCCGCTCCAAGCGTCGCGGCAGGCACCGCCCGGCTGAGGAAGTAGTAGCGCGCCTCGGCCGTGCGCGTTGTCCCGATTTGCCGCTCGGCCTCGACCTTCCCCACCGCCGCGAGCCCCGGCCAGGCGTGCTGCGCCTGCAGCTAGGCCAGCACGTCCGGGTCGCGGAGCACCCAACTGCGGCGGACCTCCACCCGCCCGTGTCCTTTGTCCCACGCCTCGGCATAGTCCAGCCCCACGGCCGCGCCGGCCATCTGGGCAAAGCTGTCACGGACGTCCTGGGCCAACGTTTCCTGATTGGCCTTCAGCGCCAGGATGTAATCCGCCTCTCGCGCGACGATCTGCCCGGCGATCGTGCGCTGGCAGCCCATGGCATCGAGCGTGACCGGACAGCCCTTGAGCGCGAGCAGCCGCAACAACTCGGGAATCGCGGTGATCTCATTCGACTTGTCGGCAACTTGGACCTGGGCCAGCACGAGCCGGGCCTCGGTCGCCCAGGCGTTGACCAGATGGATCGGGTCCTTGCCCGCTGGCCGGTCGTGCGAGCCGCGCAGGGTCTTACCATCCACGGCCACCACCTGGGCTGGCAGCACGCCGGCGATCGCCCGGGTCCAGGGCAGAAAGCAGGTGCGAAAGGCGGCAGGATCTAGCGCGGCGAAGACGCGATTGAAGGTGTCGTGCGCCGGGATGCCATGCGGCAGGTCGAGGAAGCCGGCGAACCAGTCCTTGCGTGTCTCGCCAAAGACGGCGATCTCATCCCAGGACTCGGCGCCACAGAGCATGGCGCACAGCGCGATGGTGACGATGCTGAGCAAGGGATGCATCTTGGTGCGGTCCACGCGCGGATCGAGCAGACCGGCAGGATGCGTGCTCACGGCCAGGGACGCCGACGGCGCCGTCGCTTCCTCCCAGGGTGGACGTTGGTTCCCCGCAGCCTACCAGCCGGCGAACTGCTCCGCATACGGTGCGTTGGCCCTGCATGTCAACCTTCGATCGCAGCCGGCAGATCGAAGGCAGCGAACAGAGCAGGGTTCACAAACCCCACCATCGAGGCGATCGCCTCGCCCTGGAGCGCCAACACGAGCATGCCGTGGGCGCGGAAGACACCGGTGTCGCCATCTCGACGATAGGTGGCCAGCGCTGGCTGGCGGTTCGCGCGGGTCGCTACCAGTCGGTACCGATCGAGCCTACCGCCGGCCGGCACGCTGGCCAGGAAGGCGCCAATCGCGGCGCGGCCGACGTAGCGATCCGGCTGCGGCGGCATCGAGAAGACGGCATCCTCGGTGAGCAGCGCGACGATTGCCGGCACGTCGGCGGCATGCCAGGCGTCGGTCAGACGGCGGACAAGGGCCCGCTCGAACGCGGTGCCTGCCCAGGTGTGGCTGCGGGTAACGCGCCCGGCCGACCGTTCGCGTTCCAGCGTGGTGCGCGCCCGCTGCAAGGCGCTGTTAACGCTTGCCACGCTGCTCACCAGCATCGTGGCGACCTCGGCTGCCGGATAGCCGATCACGTCGCGCAGCAGCAGGGTTGCTCGCTGCCGCGGCGGCAGCAGTTGCACCGCGGCGACGAAGGCGAGTTCGACGCTCTCCCGCTGCTCGATCACCGCCTCCGGCCCCGCCCAATCGGACCCAGACTCATCCAGCAGGCGATCCGGGTAGGGCGTCAGTCGCACGGCGTCCTCCTCCACGTCTGCCGCGAAAACCTCACTTCGGCGTGCGCGGCGCGCCAGCGCGGTCAGGCAGACATTGGTGGCGATGCGGTAGAGCCAGGCGCGCAGCGGGGCGCGCGGTTCAAAGTGAGCGATCTGGCGCCAGGCCCGCAGCAGCGTTTCCTGGAGCGCGTCGTCGGCGTCGTCCAGCGAGCCGAGCATGCGGTAGCAGTGCACGTGCAGCTCGGAGTGCAGCGGCAACGTCAGCGCGGCGAAGGCGCGCTCGTCGCCTGCCCGGGCCGCGGCCAGAGTGTCGTTCTCCATGCCGGCAGCTTCATCCGTTCGTGTCTCGAGCGTCACGTCCCGGTCGCCTCCGGCCAGAGGCCGTAGGCGCCGACCTCGCGCAGCACCGTTGTCTGCGGTGGCTGCTCCCAGCGCTGTTCAGCGCCGACCAGGAAGGCGCGGAAGGCTTCGACCTCCAACAGGGGCTGCGCCCGTCGCCTGTGGTTTCGGTGATGGCGACGTGGACGAAGCTGGCATCGTCCCACCTCCACGAAGGTCGCGTAGTGAATGCCGGCGGGCGCGGTGCGCTGCAGCCCGGCGAACTCCTGCCGCGCCAACTGCTCGTTGTGTGCGGCCTCTTCCGGCCTAACCTTGTAGCGAACCAGTACCTGACGCACGGCTTGACCTCCCGGCGAGTATGCATGGCGTCGCGCCTTCGTGGCGCTCACCCGTATAACTCGCCGGGTTGATTAAACTCATCGCTGCCGCGACGGTAGCAGGCACATGCCTATCGCCACGCTCGCCGGCGAAGCGACGGGAACGCGCAGCAAGGAGCGATCGCGCGGCTCGAACGAACGGCGCAGCAGACTGGCAGGCTCGGTTGGGTGCCACGCACGTGCGCCGATGCGATTCAACGCTCGATGCTGCCGGCAGGACGGGGGTGCCGCTGAGACTTCCGTAAATCTGCCGCCCGTTTCCGGCCGGTTGCAGCCCGCCTTGACAGGTTGTGCGCACAGTGTATAGATAACCCAAGTCCCGCAGGCGAGCCGTTCCTGCAGCAACCGAGCGGGTGGACCGTGCGCAACTACATCGTTCGCCGCCTGCTGCTGATGGTGCCCACGCTGATCGCCGTGGCCTTCCTTTCCTTCATCCTGCTGCGCCTGGTGCCCGGCGACACGCTGACCGCCCAGATCCAGTCCTCCGGCCTCTCCGGGCAGCAGTACAGCCCCGAGCGGCTGCAGTCCCTCCGCCACCAGCTCGGCATCGACGGCTCGATCCCCTCGCAGTTCGTGCGCTGGGTCAACCGCCTGGCGCACGGCGACTTCCAGCGCAGCTTCCTCACCAACAAGGACACGCTGGCGCAGTTCAGCGAGCGCATGGATGTCACGATCGAGCTGGGCCTGCTGGCGGTGTTCTTCAGCGTGCTGATCGGCATCCCCATCGGGGCCTTCTCCGGCGTGTTCCAGGACACGCCGCTCGACTACGTTTCCCGTGTGCTGGCGATCCTGGCGCTGGCCGTGCCCAACTTCTGGCTGGCGTTGCTGATCATCGTCTTCGCCTCGCGCTGGTTCGGCTACTCGTTCCCTCGCGGCTCGCACCCAATCTTCTCGCAGCCGCTCACCAACCTGGAGCAGTTCGTGGCGCCGGCCCT
Protein-coding sequences here:
- a CDS encoding RNA polymerase subunit sigma-70, with the protein product MENDTLAAARAGDERAFAALTLPLHSELHVHCYRMLGSLDDADDALQETLLRAWRQIAHFEPRAPLRAWLYRIATNVCLTALARRARRSEVFAADVEEDAVRLTPYPDRLLDESGSDWAGPEAVIEQRESVELAFVAAVQLLPPRQRATLLLRDVIGYPAAEVATMLVSSVASVNSALQRARTTLERERSAGRVTRSHTWAGTAFERALVRRLTDAWHAADVPAIVALLTEDAVFSMPPQPDRYVGRAAIGAFLASVPAGGRLDRYRLVATRANRQPALATYRRDGDTGVFRAHGMLVLALQGEAIASMVGFVNPALFAAFDLPAAIEG
- a CDS encoding ABC transporter permease; protein product: MRNYIVRRLLLMVPTLIAVAFLSFILLRLVPGDTLTAQIQSSGLSGQQYSPERLQSLRHQLGIDGSIPSQFVRWVNRLAHGDFQRSFLTNKDTLAQFSERMDVTIELGLLAVFFSVLIGIPIGAFSGVFQDTPLDYVSRVLAILALAVPNFWLALLIIVFASRWFGYSFPRGSHPIFSQPLTNLEQFVAPALVVAAASAGLIMRLTRTAILDVLRQDYIRTARAKGLALRRIVMVHSLKNALIPVITVIGTQLAVVITGSVVVEQIFNLRGAGQLTLTAILQRDYPQVQTNVLIFSVVLVVGNLLTDLTYGVVDPRIRFA